One stretch of Thermococcus sp. M36 DNA includes these proteins:
- a CDS encoding sulfite exporter TauE/SafE family protein produces MLKYIGYFAVGIFIGILAAMFGLGGGFLIVPTLNFLGVEIHHAVGTSSAAVVFTSLSSAIAYHRQRRIHYKVGLLLASTAVIGAYIGAWMTSYISAAQLKVIFGAALVIVAVRIYQKKTAEPSEVRLEDVEVNYKLVPVGGFFAGIASGLLGVGGGIINVPFLTYLGLPIHYAVATSSFAIVFTATAGALKHYAMGNVETEWLLLLVPGLIIGAQLGARVAKRTKASSLKKAFAVVMAVLALRMILKGLGLPIP; encoded by the coding sequence TTGCTCAAATACATCGGCTACTTTGCGGTTGGAATCTTTATAGGAATATTGGCCGCGATGTTTGGCCTCGGCGGGGGATTCCTGATAGTCCCCACGCTCAACTTCCTTGGGGTGGAGATACACCACGCCGTTGGAACGTCGAGTGCGGCAGTTGTTTTCACCTCACTGAGCTCTGCCATAGCCTACCACAGGCAGAGAAGGATACACTACAAGGTCGGCCTTCTGCTCGCCTCGACTGCGGTGATAGGGGCCTACATAGGCGCGTGGATGACGAGCTACATAAGCGCCGCCCAGCTGAAGGTAATCTTTGGCGCGGCCCTCGTCATAGTCGCGGTTAGGATATACCAGAAGAAGACGGCCGAGCCGAGCGAAGTGAGGCTGGAGGACGTCGAGGTCAACTACAAACTGGTTCCGGTCGGTGGCTTCTTCGCGGGGATAGCAAGCGGTCTCCTCGGCGTTGGAGGGGGTATAATCAACGTGCCCTTCCTGACGTACCTCGGCCTGCCGATACACTACGCCGTGGCAACGTCGAGCTTTGCGATAGTGTTCACCGCAACCGCCGGAGCGCTCAAGCATTACGCCATGGGCAACGTGGAGACCGAGTGGCTGCTCCTCCTCGTGCCGGGACTCATCATAGGCGCCCAGCTGGGGGCAAGGGTGGCAAAGAGGACGAAGGCAAGCAGTCTTAAGAAGGCCTTCGCCGTGGTCATGGCAGTTCTCGCCCTCAGGATGATACTGAAGGGCCTCGGTCTTCCGATTCCCTGA
- a CDS encoding M42 family metallopeptidase, with the protein MLIEELREITQIPGISGYEEKVREKIAEWIEPYADYTIDTIGNLIVELGEGELKGIFMAHMDEIGLLITGIRPDGKLTFRKIGGIDDRLLYGRHFDVITENGKLDGVIGALPVHLNLERKFDTVPWSKLVMDIGAESREEAERLGVKVLDYAVFKKHFAVLNDRYVSTRSLDDRFGVVALVEAIKDLVDHDLDGRYIFAFTVQEEIGLKGAKFLAEKYSPKCAFAIDSFACCGDITGDVRLGGGAVIRAVDNSAIYTRNLARKVSEIARRNKIPLQVGVTGGGTDASVFQHKSEVLALSVPIRYLHSEVETLHVADLEALIKLIEAIAFEL; encoded by the coding sequence ATGCTGATTGAGGAACTCAGGGAGATAACGCAAATCCCCGGGATTTCCGGCTACGAGGAGAAGGTGAGGGAAAAGATAGCGGAGTGGATTGAACCCTACGCCGACTACACCATTGACACGATAGGAAACCTCATCGTTGAGCTCGGCGAGGGTGAGCTCAAGGGCATCTTCATGGCCCACATGGACGAGATTGGGCTTCTCATAACGGGAATCCGCCCGGATGGGAAGCTGACCTTCAGGAAGATCGGGGGCATTGATGACAGGTTGCTCTACGGCAGGCACTTCGACGTCATTACCGAAAACGGGAAGCTCGACGGAGTTATCGGTGCTCTGCCGGTGCACCTGAACCTCGAAAGGAAGTTCGACACCGTTCCGTGGAGCAAACTGGTCATGGATATCGGCGCCGAGAGCAGGGAGGAGGCTGAAAGACTCGGCGTCAAGGTTCTTGACTACGCAGTCTTCAAGAAGCACTTTGCCGTTTTAAACGACCGCTACGTTTCAACGCGCTCCCTGGACGACCGTTTTGGCGTCGTTGCCCTCGTTGAAGCCATAAAGGATCTCGTTGACCACGACCTCGACGGGCGCTATATCTTCGCTTTCACCGTCCAGGAGGAGATAGGTCTCAAAGGGGCGAAGTTCCTGGCCGAAAAGTACTCTCCAAAGTGTGCCTTTGCGATAGACTCCTTTGCCTGCTGCGGCGACATAACCGGAGACGTCAGGCTCGGCGGTGGAGCCGTCATAAGGGCCGTTGACAACTCCGCAATCTACACGAGGAACCTAGCGAGGAAGGTGTCAGAGATAGCCCGCAGGAACAAGATTCCCCTCCAGGTGGGCGTTACCGGCGGCGGAACGGACGCGTCAGTCTTCCAGCACAAGAGCGAGGTTCTCGCTTTGAGCGTGCCGATAAGGTACCTCCACAGCGAGGTCGAGACGCTCCATGTGGCTGACCTTGAGGCGCTGATAAAGCTTATAGAGGCGATAGCCTTCGAACTATAA